TTCCTCGGCGACCCTTGCGCTCGTCGTGTCTATGCTCACCGGAACGTCCACCGCGTCCTTAATGATTTTAACTGCCCAGATGGCTCTCTTTATCTCCTCCTCCAGTGGAATCTGCGTCTCAAGGTAAGGGGCCGTGGACTTGGCACCCACGTCTATGAAACTCGCTCCCTCTTCAACCATCTTGACTGCCGTTTCGGCTAGGGCCTTTTCGTCGTTCCTCACGCTCCCCTTGTAAAAGCTCTCGGGGGAGACGTTTATGACGCCCATTATCCTCGGTTCGTTGAGCTCAACTCCCGCAAACTTCATGAGCATCCCCGAATAGATTTAGGAGTTGGGATAAAAAGACTTCGAGGTGGTGACCTTGATAATCAGAACACCAAAGAGGCTTCATCTCGGCCTCATAGACCCAACAGGGAGCCTTGGGAGGCGTTTCGGAAGCCTCGGCGTTGCCCTCGAAGGAGGTTATGAGGTTAAGGTACTTCCCTCGGAGAAGCTTGAGGTTAAGGCCGAAGGAGAGGACAGGGAAACGGTGGAGAGAACCGTGGAAACTATGAATTCAGCGTTTGAAACCGGAACCGGCTATTTCATTGAGGTCAGGAAAGCAATTCCAAGGCACGTTGGCCTCGGCTCGACAACGCAGTTGAGCCTGGCCGTTGGCACGGGCATAGCGAAACTGAACGGGATTAACATCTCCATCGAGAGACTCGCGAAAACACTAGGGAGGGGAAAGAACAGCGGGGCAGGAATTTACGCCTTCGCCTACGGAGGGTTCGTTCTGGACGGAGGAGTCGCGAATGGAGTTCCACCGCTCGTGATAAGGGAGGACTTCCCCGATGAGTGGGCGTTCCTTCTGGTCACGCCGGAAGTTAAGCGCGGTCTCGACGAGGAAGAGGAAAAGCCGATAATGGAAAGGGCTTTCGGTAGCGTTGAAGTCGCAAGGGAGATAAGTCACCGTATTCTGCTTGGACTGCTTCCGGCCTTGAAGGAGAGGAATATCAGGGGGTTCGGTAAACACCTCTCGGCTATCCAGAGACTCGTTGGGAGACACTTCTCGGAGTTCCAGGGGGGAGAGTTCAGGGAAGACGTTAAGCTAATCCTTGACTGGCTGGAAAAGAAGACATACGGAGCCGGACAGAGTAGCTGGGGCCCGACGGTTTATGGTCTCGTTCTGAAATCGGAGTATCAGTTGCTTTCAGCAGAGATAATCGATTACTTGAGGGAGCATGGCTTAAAAGCGAAGGTTGAACTCGGAAGGCCGAGGAACAGGGGAGCGGAGATAATAAGGGAGAACGCCTTCCTGGAAAGGCTCATAAGGAGTGTTGCTCAATGACCCTCGACCGCTTTATTCGGGTGAAATACAGAGAGAATACGGAAAAGGTTGAGAGGCTTGTCGAAATCCTGAAGGAGCTCGGCCTTGATTGCGCCCAGACCATCGAGGAGAGAGTAGATTTACAGTTCGACGCGCTGAAGAACCTGCATGAGAACCTAAAGAACGATGAGCTCTTTATTAAACTCGTCATCGCCAATTCTCTCGTCAGTTATCAGCTCACCGGTAAAGGGGAGGACTGGTGGTGGGAATTTTCCAGACACTTCTCAGATAATCCGCCGGTAGAAAGCATTGCGAAGGCCTACGCTGGTTTTCTGCCTTCGTCGAAGACGAACCGAAGACTCGTGAGTGGGAAAATCAGAAGGATAGAAAAGGTTGAGCCGTTCCTAAATTCCCTTTCCCTTGATGATTTGAGGAACTACTATTTCAACGGCATGGAGAGGCTTAGGGACGAACTGGCAAAAGCCCTGAATTCAAAGAGGAGCGCGAAAACCATAGTCTTTGCCGTGAAGATGTTCGGCTATGCAGGGAGGATAGCCTTCGGTGAATTCGTGCCCTACCCGATGAGCATCGAGATTCCCGATGACGTCAGGATAAACGCTTACACCAAACGGTTCACGAACGAACCCCCGGTAAGCTTCTGGAACAGAATAGCGGAAATTACTGGAATTCCTCCGCTACACATAGATTCTATACTGTGGCCGGTCCTTGGTGGGAAGGAGGAAGTCATTGAAAGATTGAAGAAATACTGTCCCAAAGCCAACCTCGTTCTCGAACTTAGAGGACTCTAATCCTATTCCTACTTTAATGACAAAATTTTTATACTTCTTGCCTTAGTTTGCAGGGGTGAATACGATGCTCTGGGGATTTAAGCTTGAGTTCATGAAAGGAATCAGAACAAAGAAGCTGTGGGCTGTAATGGTGATAATAATCGCCCTGTACATTCCCGACTTCTATTACATGAAGCGGGTGGGAGTCACAAACGAACTCCAAGCAATAGCCGAGATAATAAACTTCTCAAGCAAAACTGCCCTCTTTTTCCTTGGAATCCTTGCGATAATCTTTGGGGCAGGGGCAATAAACAAAGAAATTGAGGATGGAACAATTCGTATAGCCCTCAGCAAGAGCGTGACGAGACTGGGCTATATCGTTGGCAAGTATCTAGGCCACATTGTTGTCTTTGGTTTGGCTCTTCTCATTACAAGCTTTGTAACCCTGGCTGGCCTTCAGTGGGTTGGTGTTTCCGTTTCAAAGATAACCTCAGACGTCTTTCTGCTCAATCTGTTGCTCCTTCTGGTTATGCTGGAGTTCTTGGCGATTGGATACATAATCTCGACCTTCATCAGGTCATCGGGAACGTCCCTTGGCGTCGCATTGGGTGTGTTTTTCCTGCTTTACATATTCATCCCATCGTTTGTGGCGTACAGGATGTCCACAAACATCCCAAGCAACTTAACCGTAACGGAATACAACAACTACAAGGCAGAATACTACACCAAATATCTCTTTTATTCCCCTAACGCCCAGTTCATAGTAATACTTGATGCCGTCAACAACTACAAAAAGGTCACCAAAACTATCGAAATCAATGGAGGGACTCACAAGTTTCCACAGTACATCCCTGAATACGCAGGAATCAAGAATGCCATAAAGAAGAGAAGCATAAATGTTCTGTTGCTGGTTGTAATGACCCTCGTCTACCTCGGCATCGCGACCTGGCGCTTCCTTCGTATGGATTTGAGGTGATGGTGATGATTGTGGTTGAGAATCTTGTCAAGACTTACAAGGATGTCAGGGCCTTAGACGGGCTCAACCTCAAAGTCCCGAGGGGAGTGGTTTACGGCTTCCTCGGGCCGAATGGCGCTGGCAAGAGCACGACAATCCTA
This DNA window, taken from Thermococcus sp., encodes the following:
- a CDS encoding beta-ribofuranosylaminobenzene 5'-phosphate synthase family protein, which produces MIIRTPKRLHLGLIDPTGSLGRRFGSLGVALEGGYEVKVLPSEKLEVKAEGEDRETVERTVETMNSAFETGTGYFIEVRKAIPRHVGLGSTTQLSLAVGTGIAKLNGINISIERLAKTLGRGKNSGAGIYAFAYGGFVLDGGVANGVPPLVIREDFPDEWAFLLVTPEVKRGLDEEEEKPIMERAFGSVEVAREISHRILLGLLPALKERNIRGFGKHLSAIQRLVGRHFSEFQGGEFREDVKLILDWLEKKTYGAGQSSWGPTVYGLVLKSEYQLLSAEIIDYLREHGLKAKVELGRPRNRGAEIIRENAFLERLIRSVAQ
- a CDS encoding N-glycosylase/DNA lyase, with protein sequence MTLDRFIRVKYRENTEKVERLVEILKELGLDCAQTIEERVDLQFDALKNLHENLKNDELFIKLVIANSLVSYQLTGKGEDWWWEFSRHFSDNPPVESIAKAYAGFLPSSKTNRRLVSGKIRRIEKVEPFLNSLSLDDLRNYYFNGMERLRDELAKALNSKRSAKTIVFAVKMFGYAGRIAFGEFVPYPMSIEIPDDVRINAYTKRFTNEPPVSFWNRIAEITGIPPLHIDSILWPVLGGKEEVIERLKKYCPKANLVLELRGL
- a CDS encoding ABC transporter permease subunit, which produces MLWGFKLEFMKGIRTKKLWAVMVIIIALYIPDFYYMKRVGVTNELQAIAEIINFSSKTALFFLGILAIIFGAGAINKEIEDGTIRIALSKSVTRLGYIVGKYLGHIVVFGLALLITSFVTLAGLQWVGVSVSKITSDVFLLNLLLLLVMLEFLAIGYIISTFIRSSGTSLGVALGVFFLLYIFIPSFVAYRMSTNIPSNLTVTEYNNYKAEYYTKYLFYSPNAQFIVILDAVNNYKKVTKTIEINGGTHKFPQYIPEYAGIKNAIKKRSINVLLLVVMTLVYLGIATWRFLRMDLR